CATCAATAtttgtaaattattttaattaagtaTATTAATTAAGGGAAGATGATAAAAAGAAAAGGAGTTGGATGAAGGAGCGGCTGATGAACAAGGAAAATTTGAAGGGGGCACGAATGATAAAAATTGAGAAAGGAACACGAGTGAAGGGAAATGGACATTTATTTGGATGAGTaatacggaaaaaaaaaaaaaaaaaagacccatCAAGTAAGcgctttctttctcctcctctcaaTCCCAATTTTATATTCACATAaataccataaagaataaatattataaaaaaatatattacttgTGTTTATCAGTTAATAATTTGTTTCTtgattttatttatcaaaaaagatATAGTGTAACAATTTGTTTTCTTGGTCATTTTAGGGATCAAATCATTTGGTTTCTCAATTAATAATTTGTTTTTAAACAAAAATGTAACTCTGGTTTTCTAAAATTCTCTGATAATATTCAAATGATTTTCACCAAAGAGATTGTAAATTCACTTAAATTTagtgaaatataaaaaataatataattttaaacttttaaatattaaaaatatatattatttgagcCTTTGTTAGTCATTTCAAAagcttttaaaaaaattagaatacTGGGGAAACGTGTTAaattaattccttttttttttccttttaaagaCCCACGCACATCTCACGTGACAACATATGAGGGCAGGGCTCCACACGCCAATTCGAATTTCAAATATCGCGAGCCGTTGGGGCGGGCAGGCGAGCGTGCATCAAGAAAAGGTAGAGAACaattaatagaaaaagaaaagagatatCTATAAGTAAACCCCTTCTCTTGTTGCCCAAAAGAGAACACAACCCTTCGTTCAGAGTCTAtcttttctcctcctttcttccctTGCTCGATCGAGCCACACAGCGACAATCGGAGAGACAGactgagagagagaggatggcgaCAACggtgcggcagcagcagcagagtcGGGCGATGGACGCGTACGAGAAGCTGGAGAAGGTTGGGGAAGGGACGTACGGGAAGGTGTACAAGGCCAGGGAGAAGGCCACCGGCAAGATCGTCGCCCTCAAGAAGACCCGCCTGCCCGAGGACGACGAGGGCGTCCCCCCCACCACCCTCCGCGAGGTCTCCCTCCTCCGCATGCTCTCCGTCGACCCCCACGTCGTCAGGTTGTTTTCTCTTCTCTACCCGCTAGGCTTTGGTTCCATCTCGTCTTCCTTTTAGGGTTTCTTTACCCGCTAGGTTATTCCTCTTGGGAAGTTAAATCATTACTTCATCTTGCTCCCCTAATAGAGGAATCATTCACATATTTCCCTTGCACGTTTCTAGGTCGTTGTTTTATTGCtcgtcctactttttctttctatCTGACGTTATACTAATCCTTGAAATCTTGTCATTCGACGCGCCATCTCTTAATTTGGCTGATAGGCTTCCCTGTGATTGCAGATTGTTGGATCTCAAACAAGATAAGAACAAAGACGGGCAAACCATTCTGTATCTCGTCTTTGAGTACATGGACACCGATCTCAAGAAATACATCAGAAGCTTCCGTCAGAACCATGAACAGATTCCGCCCGAAACTGTGAAGGTAACGACGCCTACAGACCGTGTTGCTAATCCAACTTGTACATGTTAATCCTATCGGTATATAAATATGTTTTGTGTGCAAACGGATTGTTGAATGACCTGAGCAGGGTTAAAAAAGAATACTTTTCGGCTTAGTAAAGATTGTTGCAGGGTAGTTATTGAGGTTCCAAAATGATCACACTAAGTTGAACCTATAGCGCAAACAATTTTGTTAAGAAGCTTTACTCGGAGTTTGGAGTATAGTATAGAAATTTGTTCTAAAATGATTGTTCGGCCGACACTCTCAGGTATTTCTTAATCCTTTGTCCTACAGATTCTGATGTATCAACTATGTAAAGGAATTGCGTTCTGTCATGGGCGTGGGGTGCTGCACAGGTAAAAATCTGCTTGATACTTCTGTTTCTAATGTCAAATTGTTATACGGACAGAACGTGTGTTAGAGTTTCAACTCCTTGCTTTTCTTCATGTATGTAGAGATCTGAAACCTCACAATCTCTTGATGGATCGAAAGACTATGATGTTAAAAATCGCAGACCTTGGACTTAGCAGAGCATTCACTATTCCTCTCAAGAAATATACTCATGAGGTATAAATTTTGAGCTTAATTTCTTGATTATCTCGGCTTATGTTCTAGTTCACTTTGCTCAACGACAACTGATTGCTTCAGATCCTGACTCTTTGGTATCGAGCTCCAGAGGTTCTCCTTGGGGCCACACACTATTCAACACCGATCGATATGTGGTCAATCGGCTGTATTTTTGGTAAGTATTTCTCACCTCAGATATGCTAGGAATTTGGATCATATAGTTAGATATGACATCCATTTCCATGATTTTAAAAGAAGTTTGCTTCCTTGACTGTTTTTTCCTCGGCTTTGAACTTTTAGCTGAACTAATTACAACCCAAGCACTTTTTGCTGGCGACTCTGAACTGCAGCAGCTTCTTCATATTTTCAGGTAAAGTGCTTCTCAATCCATAAATTCCTTTTATTCTTATTGTCCCTTCTAAGTAGGTTACTCTGTTAGTTTCTCTGATTATGCTAGTGATGTAGGTTACTGGGTACACCAAATGATGTAATTTGGCCTGGTGTAAGCAAATTGCCTAATTGGCACGAGTATCCTCAGTGGAGCCCCAAGAGTTTGTCATCTACTGTTCCTAATCTGGATGATAATGGATTGGATCTACTCTCGGTAAGAGGATTTCTATATCGACTgtgttttttatatttaatttattctTATCTTTGCATAGTTCAtcagaaattatctttttttaaaaaCCTGAATATGACACGCTACGGATCATTCAAAGCAAATAATTTTGCTATTAGATATTGAACTAGATGGAACACTTTAGATATCAATCTGAAATGGTATGAATTTAGACATGAATACGAATAAACACAACCCAGTGAGATTCCTATTTTGAAGTGCTTTGCTCACTTCTTTGTTGGAACAATTTAAGCATATTGAAGCCCTAGATGCTTGTGTTCTTTTGTTTCTAACAATTGAGATGATGATTAGCCCATTAAAATATACAGCAGATGGTGAACATTTGAAGCATATTGTCTTCGTTTTACAAGAGACAAATATGACAGTATGGATCATTCAAAGCAAATAATTTAGTTTCAGATATTGACCTAAATCAAACACTTTCAGATTTCAATCCGAAATGGTATGAATTCATACACATACGAATATACACAACCCAGTGAGACCCCCAGTACGAAGTGCTTTGATAACATGCCTCTGGGAACAATTCAAGCATATCGAAGTACTAAATGCtagtatattttatttatagCCATTGAGATAATAAGCCGATTAAAATTTACAAGAGACTATGTTATggtttaattcttttttttttttttgaacttttgtctttgtttattattatttttaaattatttttttcctttgataTTTGATTTTCTTGGTCTAGATTGATTCAGTCTTTGGAACTTTGTATTTGCAGAAGATGTTGCAGTATGAGCCTTCAAAGCGGATTTCAGCAAAGAAAGCTATGGAACACCCATACTTTGATGATGTAAACAAGGCAAATTACTGAGCTTCTGACTGCTTGCTGTGGCTTTGGTTTAAGAACTAACAAGTTAAATCGTCATAATATGTGGCTATTATGGATTAGCTTTTCTCGAGCATTCTATTGTGTTTTGTGGAATGCTTATAACTACTACTTGCTTTCACTAATTTGTTTGTGTAACCTTTCCATCTATTGGATTGGCTTTTCTCGAGCATTGTATTGTATTTGGagcaatgctcttgctttcactaGTTTCTTTGTATTGGATTGGCTTTTCTCAAGCATTGTATTGCATTTTGAGGGATGCTTACAACTACTAAGCATGGCAAATTTATTTTATGGTAACTTTCACTAGCTTGTTTGTGTGCAAGATTTTCTAAAGCATTCTTATGTGACCTTAAAGAACTTTAATGTTGAGGAGTCAGAAAGAATCAGGAATTAATCATCTCTTTTTCTCAACTAAAATCAGATGGGTCCAATTAGGAAACTTAACAATATTATTATAAATGCATAATAGATTAACTTCACTAAATACTTGTCCTTCACCTTTTAAAGCTGGAAATTCTAGTAATAAACATTTATCCGTTTAGGGGGTTCATTGTAGTCGCTGACCATGATTTTGTTATCATCAGTTTTGATtctatcaaatttaaaattagaataaaaaaaattagaatcatTGGTTtcgattgattaaaaaaaaaatctatcaaaaTTCAAACTCAAGTTATTATTAGactttaaatttaatatttattttttttgtttttattcatTTTGAAATCATCGATTTTGGTTCTAATTTTTAAGAACCAGAATTGAAGATTCCAATTCCGTTCAAAATCATCAATTCAAGGTTAGGTTGTTGGTTTGAATCATTAAATCATGAATCATGTTGATCTACTTAAAAAAGCTCTAGTATATGTGTTTTCATCCAGGATTGTCCTAGTTTTAGAAAATTACTTTGGAGAATCCCAAGTATGATAAATTCTCAAAATCCTTCTAAATTAATACATCGAATTATCACTTTAGGTGAATCGTACCGAATAGTCTTTCATGTACCGATGCAACTCCACTATGCTTGCTTTATGCTCTCACTTGTGCTATTACTATTGGTCCCACCACCTGCAACCTCTATCGtatgttattttatttgtatGTTCACCTCTCACTTTTCTCTAATGCTtctcttaattttaaaaattacttTAGGGAATCCTATGGTAAATTCTCAAAATCGCTTTGAATTGGTGTATCAAATTGTAATTTTAGGTAAATGGTAGTCTTTCATGAAGCAACGTCCATCATACTTGTGCTATATTCTTCTTTTTGTTATTGGTCCATCACCTATAACCTCTCTTATTTGTTATTATCGTATGTCACGTTATTTGTCTTTTATGATATTCGTCTCACATTTTCTTTTGATGTTTATCTTATCTATAATCTCCTCGTTCTTTCTTTTCTAACCCTTGTCACTCTTTCTATTTTCTACTAAGCTCACCTTTTCCTCTTTTTCATCATTGCCTCTATCTTCGTCTTCCTTAAGACTTATTTTTCTTCCTCTAACATTATCTAAATGATTTTTCATTGTAAGCTTTTGTTTTACGTGCGACCTTTTATTATCCtgacactctttttttttttccattatgAATGATCTTAAATTCTTTGAGATAGtctcattatattaattatgttcAAAGTAATATACTATGAAGCTATAAGGACTTCTGGCTCAAGCCCTTTTTCTCCTTGGTCCTTGAACCAATCAAGATTTGGGGGTAGATTAAAGCTCTAATTTTTTTCCCTTACCCTTGGCCCGTTAACCAGATCAGGTCTCCCAATCTTAGCCTTGGACCTCATTTGGATTTAAACTCAAGGTCCATATAATTATTCATCTTCTACATTTGGTATAGGGGTGGTCGCCCCAATCTCCTCTCAAGATGAAGTCAACGGGGACTCCTGGACAATATattcataaattaatattttataacctACTTTATTacacttaaaatatatattaggaAGTTTTTGAATCAATAGACCGGAAGAATTAGAATTATCCCAGTTGAATCTAAATTCTTTTAAGTACTGAGAGAGACAGATCTAATAGGATACAAATACGGACAAAATTATCTCCGGAACAAATCAACGTAACTTTATTGATCTTAAACAAATTTTCAACCTTAGAAACAATttgttccaagaaataaaattatggCTTAGCAACACTAACAATTGAAGCCAATTTCTTCCA
The window above is part of the Musa acuminata AAA Group cultivar baxijiao chromosome BXJ2-6, Cavendish_Baxijiao_AAA, whole genome shotgun sequence genome. Proteins encoded here:
- the LOC135614026 gene encoding cyclin-dependent kinase B2-1-like, translated to MATTVRQQQQSRAMDAYEKLEKVGEGTYGKVYKAREKATGKIVALKKTRLPEDDEGVPPTTLREVSLLRMLSVDPHVVRLLDLKQDKNKDGQTILYLVFEYMDTDLKKYIRSFRQNHEQIPPETVKILMYQLCKGIAFCHGRGVLHRDLKPHNLLMDRKTMMLKIADLGLSRAFTIPLKKYTHEILTLWYRAPEVLLGATHYSTPIDMWSIGCIFAELITTQALFAGDSELQQLLHIFRLLGTPNDVIWPGVSKLPNWHEYPQWSPKSLSSTVPNLDDNGLDLLSKMLQYEPSKRISAKKAMEHPYFDDVNKANY